The following are from one region of the Paracoccus sp. S3-43 genome:
- the purU gene encoding formyltetrahydrofolate deformylase, whose translation MKSYTLRVTCASTRGIVAALSGYLAGHDCNITDSAQFDDVETGRFFMRVSFRSEGEATLGQLQHGIAPIAGRFGMEAEFSDDAVKKKVVIMVSRFGHCLNDLLYRWRIGALPIDIVAVISNHMDYQKVVVNHDLPYYCIKVTRENKAQAEAEQMRILRDTGAELIVLARYMQVLSDQMCQAMSGRIINIHHSFLPSFKGANPYKQAYERGVKLIGATSHYVTADLDEGPIIEQDTVRVTHAQSPGDYVSLGRDVEAQVLARAVHAHIHGRVFLNGEKTVVFPPSPGSYASERMG comes from the coding sequence ATGAAAAGCTATACGCTGCGCGTCACCTGTGCCTCGACCCGCGGGATCGTGGCCGCGCTTTCCGGCTATCTGGCCGGGCATGACTGCAACATCACCGACAGCGCGCAGTTCGACGACGTGGAAACCGGCCGCTTCTTCATGCGCGTCAGCTTCCGCTCGGAAGGCGAGGCGACGCTGGGCCAGTTGCAGCACGGCATCGCCCCCATCGCCGGGCGTTTCGGGATGGAGGCCGAGTTCAGCGACGATGCGGTGAAGAAGAAGGTCGTCATCATGGTCAGCCGGTTCGGGCATTGCCTGAACGACCTGCTGTATCGCTGGCGGATCGGCGCCTTGCCGATCGACATCGTGGCGGTGATCTCGAACCACATGGACTATCAGAAGGTCGTGGTGAACCATGACCTGCCCTATTACTGCATCAAGGTCACCAGGGAAAACAAGGCCCAGGCCGAGGCCGAGCAGATGCGCATCCTGCGCGACACCGGCGCGGAACTGATCGTGCTGGCGCGCTATATGCAGGTGCTGTCGGACCAGATGTGCCAGGCCATGTCCGGGCGGATCATCAACATCCACCATTCGTTCCTGCCCAGCTTCAAGGGCGCCAACCCCTACAAGCAGGCCTATGAGCGCGGCGTGAAGCTGATCGGCGCGACCAGCCATTACGTCACCGCCGACCTGGACGAAGGCCCGATCATCGAACAGGACACGGTGCGCGTGACGCACGCGCAGTCTCCGGGCGACTATGTGTCCCTGGGCCGCGATGTCGAGGCGCAGGTGCTGGCCCGCGCCGTCCACGCCCATATTCATGGCCGGGTCTTTCTGAACGGCGAGAAGACCGTGGTCTTTCCCCCTTCGCCCGGAAGCTATGCCAGCGAGCGGATGGGGTGA
- a CDS encoding ABC transporter permease → MIDPVALFLMLLTASTPILFAALGELVAERAGVLNLGVEGMMITGALAGFAAAHHSGNPALGFAAAALAGALIALPFAMLTQFLLSNQVASGLALTLFGLGLAALFGKPLEGVKAPAMAPGPLDLNWIVWLGLLMVPLIWWFLNRSRAGLILRAVGENHDAAHALGYDVRRVRIAAIAFGGAMAGIGGAFISVATVLQWTEGMTAGAGWIALAIVVFSNWTAPGVLAGAWLFGGVTVLQLRLQAAGVRVPVQLLSMAPYLATILVLVAISARQKFSRRAGSTAPGSLGQDFHALR, encoded by the coding sequence ATGATCGACCCCGTCGCGCTGTTCCTGATGCTGCTGACCGCCTCGACCCCGATCCTGTTCGCCGCCCTGGGAGAGCTTGTCGCGGAACGCGCGGGCGTTTTGAACCTGGGGGTCGAGGGGATGATGATCACCGGCGCCCTGGCCGGTTTCGCCGCCGCCCATCACAGCGGCAACCCGGCCTTGGGCTTTGCCGCCGCCGCGCTGGCGGGCGCGCTGATCGCCCTGCCCTTCGCGATGCTGACGCAGTTCCTGTTGTCGAACCAGGTCGCATCGGGGCTGGCGCTGACGCTGTTCGGCCTGGGACTTGCCGCGCTGTTCGGCAAGCCGTTGGAAGGGGTCAAGGCCCCCGCCATGGCACCCGGCCCGCTGGATCTCAACTGGATCGTCTGGCTGGGCCTGCTGATGGTGCCGCTGATCTGGTGGTTCCTCAACCGCTCGCGCGCGGGCCTGATCCTGCGCGCCGTGGGCGAGAATCACGACGCCGCCCACGCCTTGGGCTATGACGTGCGCCGCGTGCGCATCGCCGCCATCGCCTTCGGCGGCGCCATGGCGGGGATCGGCGGGGCCTTCATTTCGGTCGCGACGGTGCTGCAATGGACCGAAGGCATGACGGCGGGCGCGGGCTGGATCGCGCTGGCCATCGTGGTCTTTTCCAACTGGACCGCGCCGGGGGTGCTGGCGGGGGCCTGGCTGTTCGGCGGCGTGACGGTGCTGCAACTGCGCCTTCAGGCGGCGGGCGTGCGGGTGCCCGTGCAGCTTCTGTCGATGGCGCCCTATCTGGCGACCATCCTGGTGCTGGTGGCGATCTCGGCCCGGCAGAAATTCAGCCGCCGCGCGGGCAGCACCGCGCCGGGATCGCTGGGACAGGATTTTCATGCCCTGCGCTAG
- a CDS encoding ABC transporter permease, with protein sequence MIRLIPRTDTPALLQVATPILAVLATMLAGGILFAIMGYDPVAAIRTIFWDPLFGPAASYSRPQLLVKAAPLILIASGLAVGFRAGIWNIGAEGQYIIGALTGAAVALAAYPAPEMWIFPAMVIAGAVGGWAWGMIPALLRNWFGASEILVSLMLVYVAQRIAAWMAFGPMKNPEGFGMPGSRNLQQYPAASNPELIAGTGAHWGVVAAVLAVLATWFLMSRHIRGFHIRAAGTAPRAARFAGVRPETLVAFCLGLSGALAGMAGLFEVAGPAGQITDKIGVGYGFTAIIVAFLGRLHPLGILLAGLLLALTYIGGELAQLTLNLPGATVQVFQGMLLFFLLGFDLLTRYRIARRIAA encoded by the coding sequence ATGATCCGACTGATCCCTCGCACCGACACGCCCGCCCTGTTGCAGGTCGCCACGCCCATTCTTGCGGTGCTGGCGACGATGCTGGCGGGCGGCATCCTGTTCGCGATCATGGGCTATGACCCCGTGGCGGCGATCCGCACGATCTTCTGGGATCCGCTGTTCGGCCCCGCCGCCAGCTATTCCCGCCCGCAACTGCTGGTGAAGGCCGCGCCGCTGATCCTGATCGCCTCGGGCCTTGCCGTGGGATTCCGCGCGGGCATCTGGAACATCGGGGCCGAGGGGCAATACATCATCGGCGCCCTTACCGGCGCGGCGGTCGCCCTGGCCGCCTATCCCGCCCCCGAAATGTGGATCTTTCCCGCCATGGTGATCGCGGGCGCGGTTGGCGGCTGGGCCTGGGGCATGATCCCGGCGCTGCTGCGCAACTGGTTCGGCGCTTCGGAAATCCTGGTGTCGCTGATGCTGGTCTATGTCGCGCAGCGCATCGCCGCCTGGATGGCCTTCGGGCCGATGAAGAACCCCGAGGGCTTCGGGATGCCCGGTTCGCGCAACCTGCAACAATATCCCGCCGCCTCGAACCCCGAACTGATCGCCGGGACCGGCGCGCATTGGGGCGTGGTCGCCGCCGTCCTGGCGGTGCTGGCCACCTGGTTCCTGATGAGCCGCCATATCCGCGGCTTTCACATCCGCGCCGCCGGAACCGCGCCGCGCGCCGCCCGTTTCGCCGGGGTCAGGCCGGAAACGCTGGTCGCCTTCTGCCTGGGCCTGTCCGGCGCGCTGGCGGGCATGGCGGGCCTGTTCGAGGTCGCGGGCCCCGCGGGCCAGATCACCGACAAGATCGGCGTGGGCTACGGCTTCACCGCGATCATCGTGGCTTTCCTGGGACGGCTGCATCCCTTGGGCATCCTGCTGGCGGGGCTGCTGCTGGCGCTGACCTATATCGGCGGCGAACTGGCGCAGCTGACGCTGAACCTGCCCGGCGCGACCGTACAGGTGTTCCAGGGGATGCTGCTGTTCTTCCTGCTGGGCTTCGACCTGCTGACCCGCTATCGCATCGCCAGAAGGATCGCGGCATGA
- a CDS encoding ABC transporter ATP-binding protein, whose translation MTEGAVFRAEGIGKSYPGVRANDDVSFAVAPGEIHALLGENGAGKSTLVKMIYGLVRPDDGRMLLNGRPHQPTDPRAARAAGVAMVFQHFSLFDALTVAENIALGMENPPPRRALSARIAQVSQDFGLPLNPARRVVTLSAGERQRVEIIRCLLQNPRLLIMDEPTSVLTPQEADLLFATLRKLAAQGTAILYISHKLEEIRSHCDRATILRHGRVVDSCDPRAHSARALAAMMVGGDMRPIDRSGRQAGEVLLQIRALSQPAPTAEGTSLKSVALTLRAGEILGVGGVAGNGQDELLAALSGEIRSAPGTILLEGADLSRLGPEARRAAGLLAAPEDRLGHAAVPDFSLTDNTLLTAGARKGLVRRGLIDRPAARAYAEAVIRAFDVRTPGPETAAKALSGGNLQKFVIGREVMQAPRVLVVNQPTWGVDAGAAAALRQSLLDLARSGAGVIVISQDLDELLELSDRFCALNEGRLSDPRPTEGLSLDQIGLMLGGAHGMEVAHL comes from the coding sequence TTGACCGAGGGCGCAGTGTTCCGGGCTGAGGGGATCGGCAAATCCTATCCCGGCGTGCGCGCCAATGACGATGTGTCCTTTGCCGTGGCGCCCGGAGAGATCCACGCCCTGCTGGGGGAAAACGGCGCGGGCAAATCGACCCTGGTCAAGATGATCTATGGCCTCGTGCGCCCCGATGACGGGCGGATGCTGCTGAACGGCCGGCCGCATCAGCCAACCGACCCCCGCGCGGCGCGGGCCGCCGGCGTGGCGATGGTGTTTCAGCATTTCAGCCTGTTCGACGCGCTGACGGTCGCGGAAAACATCGCCCTGGGGATGGAGAACCCGCCGCCCCGGCGCGCGCTGTCGGCCCGGATCGCCCAGGTCAGCCAGGATTTCGGCCTGCCGCTGAACCCCGCCCGCCGCGTCGTCACCCTGTCGGCGGGCGAACGCCAGCGGGTCGAGATCATCCGCTGCCTGTTGCAGAACCCGCGCCTGCTGATCATGGATGAACCGACCAGCGTGCTGACCCCTCAGGAAGCGGACCTGCTGTTCGCGACCCTGCGCAAGCTGGCGGCGCAGGGGACCGCGATCCTCTATATCAGCCACAAGCTGGAGGAGATCCGCAGCCATTGCGACCGCGCCACGATCCTGCGCCATGGCCGGGTGGTGGACAGTTGCGACCCGCGCGCCCATTCCGCCCGCGCCCTCGCCGCGATGATGGTGGGCGGCGACATGCGCCCCATCGACCGCAGCGGGCGGCAGGCGGGCGAGGTGCTGTTGCAGATCCGCGCCCTGTCCCAGCCCGCCCCCACGGCCGAGGGAACGTCGCTGAAATCCGTGGCCCTGACCCTGCGCGCGGGCGAGATCCTGGGCGTCGGCGGCGTCGCGGGCAACGGCCAGGACGAATTGCTGGCCGCGCTGTCGGGCGAGATCCGCAGCGCGCCGGGCACGATCCTGCTGGAAGGCGCGGATCTGTCGCGTCTTGGACCCGAGGCGCGGCGCGCCGCCGGTCTGCTGGCCGCGCCCGAGGATCGGCTGGGCCATGCCGCCGTCCCCGATTTCAGCCTGACCGACAACACCCTTCTGACGGCGGGCGCGCGCAAGGGGCTGGTCCGCCGGGGCCTGATCGACCGCCCCGCCGCCCGCGCCTATGCCGAGGCGGTGATCCGCGCCTTCGACGTGCGCACCCCCGGCCCCGAGACCGCCGCCAAGGCGCTGTCCGGCGGCAACCTGCAAAAATTCGTCATCGGGCGCGAGGTGATGCAGGCCCCCCGCGTGCTGGTCGTGAACCAGCCGACCTGGGGCGTCGATGCGGGCGCCGCCGCCGCCCTGCGCCAGTCGCTGCTGGATCTGGCGCGGTCAGGGGCGGGCGTCATCGTCATTTCCCAGGATCTGGACGAGCTTCTGGAACTGTCCGACCGGTTCTGCGCGCTGAACGAAGGCCGCCTCTCCGACCCTCGCCCGACCGAGGGGCTGAGCCTGGACCAGATCGGCCTGATGCTGGGCGGCGCACATGGGATGGAGGTCGCCCACCTATGA
- a CDS encoding BMP family ABC transporter substrate-binding protein, with protein MNRRNLIASVAAMTTISLALPSWAQEEPLKVGFIYVGPVSDGGWTYQHDQGRLAVEQEFGDRVETTYLENVPEGVDAERALTQLALAGNDVIYATSFGYMDAVINVAAKFPDVKFEHNTGYKRADNVGTYDGRFYEGRAVTGTIAGRMTKSNKIGYIATFPIPEVIQGINSAYIHARKVNPEVEMRVVWAYSWFDPAKEADAANALMAEGVDVILQHTNSTAPLAQLQKAGKIGFGQASDMASFAPTPRVSSVYNNWGAHYVKSVGRILDGTWKPEAIWGGIGDGIVAIGEITEAVPAEVKAEAEALRDKIAAGEYHPFTGPLNKADGSVWLAEGQTATDEELSGMNFYVEGITAELPQ; from the coding sequence ATGAACCGCAGAAACCTTATTGCCAGCGTCGCCGCCATGACGACGATCAGCCTCGCCCTGCCAAGCTGGGCGCAAGAGGAACCGCTGAAGGTCGGCTTCATCTATGTCGGCCCGGTCAGCGACGGCGGCTGGACCTATCAGCACGACCAGGGCCGCCTGGCCGTGGAACAGGAATTCGGCGACCGGGTGGAGACCACCTATCTGGAAAACGTCCCCGAGGGCGTCGATGCCGAACGCGCGCTGACGCAACTGGCCCTGGCGGGCAACGACGTGATCTATGCGACCAGCTTCGGCTACATGGACGCGGTCATCAACGTCGCGGCCAAGTTTCCCGACGTGAAGTTCGAACACAATACCGGCTACAAGCGCGCCGACAACGTGGGCACCTATGACGGCCGCTTCTACGAAGGCCGCGCCGTCACCGGCACCATCGCGGGCCGGATGACCAAGTCGAACAAGATCGGCTATATCGCCACCTTCCCGATCCCCGAGGTGATCCAGGGCATCAACTCGGCCTATATCCACGCCAGGAAGGTGAACCCCGAGGTCGAGATGCGGGTCGTCTGGGCCTATAGCTGGTTCGATCCCGCGAAAGAGGCTGATGCGGCGAACGCGCTGATGGCCGAGGGCGTGGACGTGATCCTGCAACACACCAACTCGACCGCGCCGCTGGCGCAGTTGCAGAAGGCGGGCAAGATCGGCTTCGGCCAGGCCAGCGACATGGCCTCGTTCGCGCCGACGCCGCGGGTCTCCTCGGTCTACAATAACTGGGGCGCGCATTACGTGAAAAGCGTGGGCCGGATCCTGGATGGCACCTGGAAGCCCGAGGCGATCTGGGGCGGCATCGGCGACGGCATCGTCGCCATCGGCGAGATCACCGAGGCGGTCCCCGCCGAGGTCAAGGCCGAGGCCGAGGCGCTGCGCGACAAGATCGCGGCGGGCGAATACCACCCCTTCACCGGCCCGCTGAACAAGGCCGACGGCAGCGTCTGGCTGGCCGAGGGGCAGACGGCGACGGATGAGGAACTGTCCGGCATGAACTTCTATGTCGAAGGCATCACGGCCGAGCTTCCCCAGTAA